One Rosa chinensis cultivar Old Blush chromosome 5, RchiOBHm-V2, whole genome shotgun sequence genomic region harbors:
- the LOC112164065 gene encoding protein DOWN-REGULATED IN DIF1 11-like, whose amino-acid sequence MAGPSRRHVLVIFLLQVTLNAFATPTLEGPANVKDCARQFTEKCGIEVGNSIFSNGFLSDDCCRDLVKLGKPCHDTFLNTSLAALHPSANKAQTVAKGEKIWTECVAIDNSDKHETKPVKECLEKFPLSAERK is encoded by the coding sequence atggccggaccaAGCAGGCGCCAtgttttggtgatttttctcttgcaggTGACATTAAATGCTTTTGCAACCCCAACACTGGAGGGGCCAGCAAATGTTAAAGACTGTGCAAGACAGTTCACCGAAAAGTGCGGGATCGAAGTAGGAAACAGCATTTTCAGTAATGGATTTTTGAGTGATGATTGTTGTCGAGATCTTGTAAAGTTGGGTAAACCATGCCACGATACCTTCCTCAACACGTCCCTTGCGGCACTTCATCCTAGTGCAAACAAAGCTCAAACCGTGGCAAAGGGCGAAAAAATTTGGACGGAGTGCGTTGCCATCGACAATTCAGACAAACACGAGACCAAGCCCGTAAAGGAATGCTTGGAAAAGTTCCCCCTAAGTGCGGAGAGGAAATAG